One Burkholderia sp. 9120 genomic window, TTGCTGGCGTTGCGCAACGTGGTGCTGACGCCGCATGTGGGCGGCCGGTCGCCGGAAGCGATCACGGCTTCGGTCGACAATTTCCTGAGCAACGCCAAACGGCATTTCGCGGGCGAGCCGGTGCTGACGCCGATCTGAACGCAGGCTGCAATCGGCGCGAAATCAATCTGAAGCCGATCCGCAGTCAATCTGAAGCCGATCCGACAGCTCAGCCGCATCATTGAAAGCCAAACCGAAACTATCGGCGCCGCGGATAGTTTCTCTCACGAATAGCGATTTCCCTTGTGGGGCCGCGGCGCATAGGATGGTCGATATTGGATCATCAGCGCTTCGATCATTCGAAGCCGCGACGGAGGCCCCGCATGGAACACCACGCCCGCACGCAGGACGAACGGCTCGAGATCAAGACCACCACCTGCTACATGTGCGCGTGCCGCTGCGGCATCCGCGTGCATCTGCGCGAAGGCGAGGTGCGCTACATCGACGGTAATCCCGAGCATCCGCTCAACCAGGGCGTGATCTGCGCGAAGGGCGCCTCGGGCATCATGAAGCAGTATTCCCCCGCGCGCCTGACCCAGCCGCTGATGCGCAAACCCGGCGCGGAGCGCGGCAGCGCGCAGTTCGAGCCGGTCACGTGGGAGCACGCGTTCGAGGTCCTCGAAAAGCGCCTCGGCGCGATTCGCGCCACCGACCCGAAGAAGTTCGCGCTCTTCACCGGCCGCGACCAGATGCAGGCGCTGACCGGCCTGTTCGCCAAGCAGTTCGGCACGCCCAATTATGCGGCGCACGGCGGCTTCTGCTCGTCCAACATGGCGGCCGGCATGATCTATACGATCGGCGGCTCGTTCTGGGAATTCGGCGGCCCGGATCTGGACAGCGCGAAGCTGTTCTTCATGATCGGCACCGCCGAAGACCATCATTCGAATCCGCTCAAGATCGCCATTTCGAAGTTCAAGCGTGCGGGCGGCCGCTTTATCGCGATCAATCCGATCCGCACCGGCTACGCCGCGATCGCCGACGAATGGGTGCCGATCAAACCCGGCACCGACGGCGCGTTGTTCATGGCGTTCCTGCACGAACTGATCGCCGCCGACGCCTGGGATCACGAGTTCGTGCAGCGCTACACCAACGCGGCCGAACTCGTCGACCTCGACGAAAGCAGCGCCAACTTCGGCCTGTTCGTGCGCGATCCGCAGCGGCCGGCCGGCAATCCGCTGTTTCCGCAGAATCATCTGTGGTGGGACGCCGCTGCCGGGCGCGCGGTGCCGCATCACGCGCCGGGTGTGACGCCCGCGCTCGACGGCCGTTACACGCTCGAGGACGGCACGCCGGTCACGCCGTCGTTCGCGTTGCTGCGCGAACGCGTGGCCGCCTGCACGCCGGAATGGGCTGCTGGTATTACGGGCATCGCGGCGGACACGATTCGCCGTCTCGCCGGCGAGATGATCCAGGTGAGCCGCGACCATCGCATCACGCTGCCGATCCGCTGGACCGACGCCTGGGGCGAAACGCACGAAACGGTCACCGGCAACCCGGTCGCTTTTCACGCCATGCGCGGGCTCGCGGCGCATTCGAACGGCTTCCAGTCGATCCGCGCGCTGGCCGTGCTGATGTCGCTGCTCGGTACGATCGACCGGCCCGGCGGTTTTCGCCACAAGTCGCCGTTTCCGCGCGCGGTGCCGCCGTCCGCGAAACCGCCGAACAGCCCCGACGCCGTCAAGCCGAATACGCCGCTCGCCACGGGTCCACTCGGCTGGCCGGCCGCGCCCGAAGACCTGTTTATCGACGAGCAGGGCGGCCCGGTGCGGATCGACAAGGCGTTCTCGTGGGAATACCCGCTCGCCGTGCATGGCCTGATGCATAGCGTGATCACCAACGCGTGGCGCGGCGACCCGTATCCGATCGACACGCTGATGATTTTCATGGCCAACATGGCGTGGAATTCGTCGATGAATACGATGAAAGTGCGCGAGATGCTGGTCGACAAGCACGCGGACGGCGAGTACAAGATTCCGTTTTTGGTGGTGTGCGACGCGTTCCAGTCGGAGATGACCGCGTTCGCCGATCTGATCCTGCCGGACACGACCTATCTGGAACGCCACGACGCGATGTCGATGCTTGACCGGCCGATCTCCGAATTCGATGGTCCGGTGGATTCGGTACGCGTACCGGTCGTGCCGCCAACCGGCGAGTGCAAACCGTTCCAGGAAGTGCTGATCGAACTCGCTTCACGCCTGAAATTTCCGGCTTTTACGAGTGCCGACGGCACGCGGCGGTTTCGCGACTATCCCGACTTCGTGGTCAATTTCACGACCACGCCGGAGTCCGGCGTCGGCTTTCT contains:
- a CDS encoding molybdopterin-dependent oxidoreductase, encoding MEHHARTQDERLEIKTTTCYMCACRCGIRVHLREGEVRYIDGNPEHPLNQGVICAKGASGIMKQYSPARLTQPLMRKPGAERGSAQFEPVTWEHAFEVLEKRLGAIRATDPKKFALFTGRDQMQALTGLFAKQFGTPNYAAHGGFCSSNMAAGMIYTIGGSFWEFGGPDLDSAKLFFMIGTAEDHHSNPLKIAISKFKRAGGRFIAINPIRTGYAAIADEWVPIKPGTDGALFMAFLHELIAADAWDHEFVQRYTNAAELVDLDESSANFGLFVRDPQRPAGNPLFPQNHLWWDAAAGRAVPHHAPGVTPALDGRYTLEDGTPVTPSFALLRERVAACTPEWAAGITGIAADTIRRLAGEMIQVSRDHRITLPIRWTDAWGETHETVTGNPVAFHAMRGLAAHSNGFQSIRALAVLMSLLGTIDRPGGFRHKSPFPRAVPPSAKPPNSPDAVKPNTPLATGPLGWPAAPEDLFIDEQGGPVRIDKAFSWEYPLAVHGLMHSVITNAWRGDPYPIDTLMIFMANMAWNSSMNTMKVREMLVDKHADGEYKIPFLVVCDAFQSEMTAFADLILPDTTYLERHDAMSMLDRPISEFDGPVDSVRVPVVPPTGECKPFQEVLIELASRLKFPAFTSADGTRRFRDYPDFVVNFTTTPESGVGFLIGWRGKDGDKALVGEPNPNQWEQYAKNNCVFHYRLPEDMQYMRNCNGPYLDWAVKKGFRKFNEPILIQLYSDVMQKFRLAAQGRTSGRQPPDHLRARVETYFDPLPFWYAPLESAATDLERFPLAAVTQRPMAMYHSWDSQNAWLRQIHGENYLYMNPLMAAENGITDGSWIYAESQWGRVRCMARFSETVEPGTVWTWNAIGKAAGAWNLSADANESQRGFLLNHLITDELPAGDDTASRFSNSDPITGQAAWYDVRVRLYPAEADARHTLPQFATMPPLPGSNGVISRIVQTYFAGRGEFAARLRGANGRK